In the Chroococcidiopsis sp. SAG 2025 genome, one interval contains:
- the hypD gene encoding hydrogenase formation protein HypD, translating to MKFVDEYRDADAAGQYARAIAAITTQPWTIMEICGGQTHSIVKFGIDELLPPEITLIHGPGCPVCVTPVELIDRAIAIATQPEVIFCSFGDMLRVPGSRGVEEREKDLLAVKAMGGDIRIVYSPLDALKIAQAHPHKQVVFFAVGFETTAPATAMAVYQAARQKVKNFSLLVSHVLVPPAMKAILDSPHHQVQGFLAAGHVCTVMGYTQYEPLVQKYRIPIVVTGFEPLDILQGVYMCIGQLESGRSQLENQYARSVRRSGNETAQRLMREVFEVVPRQWRGIGRIPQSGLGLRERYAEFDAQKRFDIFNYAIAESTECLSGQILQGIKKPYECPAFGDRCTPEHPLGAPMVSSEGACAAYYRYRHWV from the coding sequence ATGAAGTTCGTTGACGAATACCGAGATGCTGATGCTGCTGGACAATACGCGCGGGCGATCGCTGCCATTACTACCCAACCTTGGACAATTATGGAAATCTGCGGCGGTCAGACCCATTCTATTGTCAAATTTGGCATAGATGAACTGTTACCCCCAGAAATTACCTTAATTCACGGACCTGGTTGTCCTGTCTGCGTCACGCCTGTGGAATTAATCGATCGGGCGATCGCGATCGCAACGCAACCCGAAGTTATTTTCTGTTCGTTTGGAGATATGTTGCGAGTTCCAGGGAGCAGGGGAGTAGAGGAGAGGGAGAAAGATTTGCTGGCGGTTAAGGCGATGGGGGGAGATATTCGCATTGTCTATTCTCCGCTTGATGCGCTCAAAATCGCTCAAGCTCATCCACACAAACAAGTTGTTTTCTTTGCTGTGGGGTTTGAAACGACTGCACCCGCTACAGCGATGGCGGTTTACCAAGCTGCGCGACAGAAAGTTAAAAATTTCTCCTTACTGGTTTCTCACGTATTAGTTCCGCCAGCGATGAAGGCGATTCTTGACTCACCTCATCATCAAGTTCAGGGATTTTTAGCAGCCGGTCATGTTTGCACGGTGATGGGATACACCCAGTACGAACCGCTCGTACAGAAATATCGCATTCCGATTGTCGTCACGGGGTTTGAACCGCTAGACATCCTCCAAGGGGTGTATATGTGCATTGGGCAGTTAGAATCGGGGCGATCGCAACTGGAAAATCAATACGCTCGTTCGGTGCGGCGCAGTGGAAATGAAACCGCTCAACGATTAATGCGTGAAGTATTTGAGGTCGTACCGAGGCAATGGCGCGGGATTGGTCGTATTCCTCAAAGTGGGTTGGGCTTACGCGAGCGATATGCTGAATTTGATGCTCAAAAGCGCTTTGATATTTTTAACTACGCAATTGCAGAATCTACCGAATGTCTGAGCGGACAGATCTTACAAGGCATCAAAAAACCCTACGAATGCCCTGCTTTTGGCGATCGCTGTACGCCAGAACATCCCCTGGGTGCGCCGATGGTTTCCTCAGAAGGGGCTTGTGCGGCATATTATCGTTATCGGCATTGGGTGTAA
- the hypE gene encoding hydrogenase expression/formation protein HypE, which yields MSEPEDFILSCPIPIDKYPRVLLAHGGGGRLMHQLIEQMFLATFSHSDRAPHDAAEIHLTSHRIAFTTDSYVVQPLFFPGGDIGMLAVNGTVNDLAMSGARPLYLSAGFILEEGLSMETLWRVVRSMQQAAQTANVQIVTGDTKVVDRGKGDGIFINTAGVGIIEHDQAIAPQSIQPGDVLLLNGDLGRHGIAIMTQREGLAFETTIKSDAAPLASLVLELLEAELEIHCLRDLTRGGLSSALNEIAQTACVKIEIDESVIPISEEVQGACEILGFDPLYVANEGRFVAFVPPEFAQKAIKIMRSHPLGKSAQIIGSITERKTSGFVTMKSKIGAQRIVDMLSGEQLPRIC from the coding sequence GTGAGCGAACCCGAAGACTTTATCCTGTCTTGTCCCATCCCAATTGACAAGTATCCCCGCGTTCTACTGGCGCATGGGGGTGGTGGAAGGTTAATGCATCAATTAATCGAGCAAATGTTTTTGGCGACATTTAGCCATAGCGATCGCGCGCCACATGACGCTGCCGAAATTCACCTCACAAGTCACAGAATTGCCTTCACCACTGATTCTTATGTAGTTCAACCCCTGTTTTTTCCAGGCGGCGATATCGGAATGCTGGCAGTTAACGGCACTGTCAACGATCTGGCGATGAGCGGAGCGCGTCCGCTGTATTTAAGTGCTGGGTTTATTTTGGAAGAAGGACTATCAATGGAAACGCTTTGGCGGGTGGTGCGATCGATGCAACAAGCAGCTCAAACAGCCAACGTGCAGATCGTGACTGGCGATACAAAGGTTGTGGATCGAGGCAAGGGAGACGGCATTTTCATCAATACTGCTGGTGTGGGGATTATCGAGCATGACCAAGCGATCGCCCCCCAATCAATTCAGCCTGGAGACGTGCTGCTCCTCAACGGCGATCTCGGTCGTCACGGCATTGCGATTATGACCCAGAGAGAAGGTTTAGCTTTTGAAACTACCATAAAGAGCGATGCCGCACCACTAGCAAGTTTGGTATTGGAATTGCTAGAAGCTGAACTTGAAATTCACTGTTTACGCGATTTGACTCGTGGCGGTTTATCGAGCGCCCTGAATGAAATTGCCCAAACTGCCTGCGTCAAAATTGAAATTGATGAAAGTGTCATCCCCATAAGTGAAGAAGTGCAAGGAGCGTGTGAAATCCTCGGTTTCGATCCGCTTTATGTCGCTAATGAAGGAAGATTTGTCGCTTTTGTGCCACCAGAATTTGCCCAAAAAGCAATAAAAATTATGCGATCGCATCCTTTAGGAAAATCTGCTCAAATTATTGGCAGTATTACCGAACGCAAAACATCTGGTTTTGTCACGATGAAGAGTAAAATTGGCGCTCAACGCATTGTGGATATGTTAAGCGGAGAACAACTCCCACGAATTTGCTAA
- a CDS encoding DUF456 domain-containing protein, protein MLTLYWLLVALMVVGVIGAVVPGIPGTSLILVAIAIWGVVQGSFGSIAVPLIVTVVVLALSVGIDLLATFWGAKRAGASKWGQIGAVVGLLLGIFGLLPALPFGGPLLGILLGPLLGAIIGEYIYQRDLKRALKAGIGIVVGSLVGNLIQGLLAIVAVGFFLYATLPQVMG, encoded by the coding sequence ATGCTAACTCTCTATTGGTTATTAGTTGCCCTCATGGTTGTCGGTGTAATTGGGGCAGTGGTTCCAGGGATTCCTGGGACGAGTTTGATTTTGGTGGCGATCGCAATTTGGGGTGTGGTGCAAGGTTCTTTTGGTAGCATTGCCGTACCTCTAATTGTGACGGTGGTAGTGTTGGCGCTTAGCGTCGGCATCGATCTGCTGGCTACCTTCTGGGGAGCGAAACGCGCTGGAGCCAGTAAATGGGGACAGATTGGTGCGGTTGTTGGTTTGCTATTGGGGATTTTTGGTTTATTGCCTGCTTTGCCGTTTGGTGGTCCCTTGTTAGGAATTTTGCTCGGACCTTTGTTAGGAGCAATTATTGGCGAGTATATTTATCAACGCGATCTTAAACGAGCCTTGAAAGCTGGAATCGGAATTGTAGTCGGTTCTCTGGTGGGAAATTTGATTCAGGGGTTATTGGCAATCGTGGCAGTCGGCTTTTTTCTCTATGCCACGCTACCACAAGTGATGGGATGA
- a CDS encoding cofactor assembly of complex C subunit B: protein MAKTDPNRVIRLIPLVVGGLGAVLLLVNRLLTPELTVAQARSDVLGAIVSAVLILTGLLWQQVAPRLPDAVELLGEQKFELAPDLPETVKTELAWASYLLLTNTVTRSLIVFYQGKVLLRRGILPEKTEVTPGAIVQRVLEKHKPVYLVALSVYPGRFEFDYLPENTQGVICQPIGQQGVMILGANVPRSYTKQDETWIAGIADKLDVTLFREQGAGSRE from the coding sequence ATGGCTAAGACAGATCCAAATCGAGTTATAAGGCTAATACCCCTCGTGGTAGGAGGATTAGGTGCTGTGTTGCTGTTGGTCAATCGGTTGCTGACACCGGAACTGACAGTGGCTCAGGCACGGTCGGATGTTTTGGGGGCAATTGTCAGTGCGGTGCTAATTTTGACTGGCTTGCTTTGGCAGCAAGTCGCACCGCGCCTGCCGGATGCAGTAGAACTCCTGGGCGAGCAAAAGTTCGAGTTGGCTCCAGACTTGCCCGAAACCGTTAAGACAGAACTAGCATGGGCATCTTATCTGTTATTGACAAATACCGTCACGCGATCGCTGATCGTGTTTTATCAGGGAAAAGTTTTGCTGCGGCGCGGCATATTACCAGAGAAAACCGAAGTGACTCCAGGGGCGATCGTCCAACGGGTGCTGGAAAAACACAAACCAGTTTACTTAGTGGCTTTGAGCGTTTACCCAGGACGATTTGAATTTGACTACTTGCCAGAAAACACCCAAGGAGTCATTTGTCAGCCCATCGGTCAGCAAGGCGTAATGATTTTGGGTGCAAATGTTCCCCGCAGCTATACCAAGCAAGATGAAACCTGGATCGCTGGTATTGCTGACAAGTTAGACGTTACCCTTTTTAGGGAGCAGGGAGCAGGGAGCAGGGAGTAG
- the rpaB gene encoding response regulator transcription factor RpaB, producing MESHKEKILVVDDEASIRRILETRLSMIGYDVVTAADGEEALDTFRKADPDLVVLDVMMPKLDGYGVCQELRKESDVPIIMLTALGDVADRITGLELGADDYVVKPFSPKELEARIRSVLRRVDKTGASGIPSSGVIQVGSIKIDTNKRQVYKGDERIRLTGMEFSLLELLVSRSGEAFSRSEILQEVWGYTPERHVDTRVVDVHISRLRAKLEDDPSNPELILTARGTGYLFQRIIEPGEE from the coding sequence TTGGAAAGTCATAAAGAAAAAATCCTAGTCGTGGATGACGAAGCCAGCATTCGGCGGATCTTAGAAACGCGGCTGTCGATGATTGGTTACGATGTCGTGACAGCAGCAGACGGCGAGGAAGCCTTGGATACATTTCGCAAAGCCGATCCAGATTTGGTTGTCTTGGACGTGATGATGCCGAAGTTAGATGGCTACGGCGTGTGTCAAGAGCTACGCAAGGAATCAGATGTACCAATTATTATGCTAACAGCCCTGGGCGATGTCGCCGATCGGATCACCGGACTGGAATTAGGTGCGGATGATTACGTAGTCAAGCCATTTTCCCCGAAAGAACTGGAAGCACGCATTCGCTCGGTATTGCGGCGGGTAGATAAAACAGGTGCTTCGGGAATTCCTAGCTCTGGCGTGATCCAAGTAGGAAGTATCAAAATTGACACGAACAAGCGACAGGTTTACAAAGGAGACGAGCGGATTCGATTAACTGGAATGGAATTTAGCTTGCTAGAGCTGTTAGTCAGCCGTTCGGGGGAAGCCTTTTCGCGATCGGAAATCTTGCAGGAAGTTTGGGGCTATACACCCGAACGACATGTAGACACTCGCGTAGTTGACGTGCATATCTCGCGACTGCGGGCGAAGTTAGAAGACGACCCTAGTAATCCAGAATTAATCCTTACCGCTAGAGGCACGGGTTATCTATTCCAACGGATTATCGAACCAGGAGAGGAGTGA
- the radA gene encoding DNA repair protein RadA, whose product MPKPRTYFVCNECGAESPQWFGKCPACRTYNSLEEQITSTTLGTLPTRGVSWQQTPQSNGKSIAKAAKPRASLTFDQISDRQVSRWCSGYDELDRVLGGGIVPGSMVLIGGDPGIGKSTLLLQVSNQLAQNYRILYVCGEESGQQVKLRASRLGVSKFQNPIEESDPQLQNQSPNGHLVNNGSARADLYVLPETDLEEILREVDSLKPNVAVIDSIQTVYFPALTSAPGSVAQVRECTSALMQVAKREDITMLIVGHVTKEGAIAGPKVLEHLVDTVLYFEGDRFASHRLLRTVKNRFGATHEIGIFEMIDRGLREVANPSELFLGSRDDPSPGTAIVVACEGTRPIVVELQALVSPTSYASPRRSTTGIDYSRLLQILAVLEKRVGIPLSKLDAYVASAGGLSVEEPAVDLGVAIAVVASFRDRIVDQRTVLIGEVGLGGQVRPVSQMELRLKEAAKLGFKRAIVPKGQPYPDVDLEIIPVAKVLDAIIAAIPPQSFPDLDLEEE is encoded by the coding sequence ATGCCCAAACCCCGTACCTATTTCGTTTGCAATGAATGTGGCGCAGAGTCGCCTCAGTGGTTTGGTAAGTGTCCTGCCTGCAGGACTTACAATTCCTTAGAAGAACAAATTACGAGTACAACTCTCGGGACGCTACCAACTCGTGGGGTTAGCTGGCAGCAAACGCCGCAAAGCAATGGTAAATCGATCGCTAAAGCCGCAAAACCCCGGGCTTCTCTAACTTTCGACCAAATTAGCGATCGCCAAGTGAGCCGCTGGTGTTCTGGCTATGACGAACTCGACCGAGTACTCGGTGGTGGTATTGTACCAGGTTCTATGGTTTTGATCGGCGGCGATCCGGGGATTGGCAAATCGACTTTGTTACTACAGGTTTCTAACCAACTCGCCCAAAACTATCGCATTCTCTACGTTTGCGGTGAAGAGTCGGGACAGCAAGTGAAGTTACGCGCTTCTCGTTTGGGTGTATCTAAATTTCAAAACCCTATAGAGGAATCAGATCCCCAGCTTCAAAACCAATCGCCTAACGGTCATTTAGTTAACAATGGTAGTGCAAGAGCCGATTTATACGTTTTGCCAGAAACGGATCTCGAAGAAATACTGAGGGAAGTCGATTCGCTCAAACCCAATGTAGCTGTAATCGACAGTATCCAAACCGTCTATTTTCCCGCCTTAACTTCCGCTCCTGGCTCGGTGGCACAGGTGCGAGAATGTACCTCAGCCCTGATGCAAGTCGCAAAACGGGAAGATATTACGATGTTAATTGTGGGACACGTTACCAAGGAAGGTGCGATCGCGGGTCCCAAAGTTTTAGAACATTTGGTGGATACAGTACTTTATTTTGAAGGCGATCGCTTCGCCTCCCATCGGTTGTTACGCACAGTCAAGAATCGCTTTGGCGCTACTCATGAAATTGGCATCTTTGAAATGATCGATCGCGGGTTGCGGGAAGTCGCTAACCCCTCAGAATTATTTCTCGGTAGCCGCGACGATCCTTCACCAGGGACGGCGATTGTGGTTGCTTGCGAAGGCACGCGCCCGATTGTGGTAGAGTTACAAGCCTTGGTCAGTCCCACCAGCTATGCTTCACCCCGTCGTTCTACCACGGGGATAGACTACAGCCGTTTACTGCAAATTTTGGCAGTGTTAGAAAAACGAGTTGGCATTCCTTTGTCTAAACTGGATGCCTATGTCGCCTCTGCTGGTGGCTTAAGCGTGGAAGAACCAGCCGTAGATCTGGGAGTAGCGATCGCCGTAGTCGCTTCTTTCCGCGATCGCATTGTCGATCAGCGCACTGTCTTGATTGGAGAAGTCGGGTTGGGTGGACAAGTACGCCCCGTTTCTCAAATGGAATTGCGCCTGAAAGAAGCTGCTAAACTAGGCTTTAAGCGGGCAATTGTACCCAAAGGGCAACCTTATCCTGACGTAGATCTGGAAATTATTCCTGTTGCCAAGGTACTCGATGCCATTATCGCTGCAATCCCCCCGCAATCGTTCCCAGATTTAGACTTAGAAGAGGAATAA
- a CDS encoding glycosyltransferase family 1 protein — protein MKIALFTETFLPKVDGIVTRLRHTVEHLQRNGDRVLVVAPEGGITEYKGAKVYGVSGFPLPLYPELKMALPRPAIGHELERFQPDIVHVVNPAVLGLSGLFYAKVQKIPLVASYHTHLPQYLQHYGLGMLEGLLWELLKTAHNQAELNLCTSTAMVEELSSHGIQRVDLWQRGVDTELFHPDLACEQMRSRLSQGHPDSPLLLYVGRLSAEKEIERIKPVLEAIPEARLALVGDGPHRLALEKHFAGTNTHFVGYLTGRDLGAAFASADAFLFPSRTETLGLVLLEAMAAGCPVVAANSGGIVDIVTSGVNGYLFDPKDEQGAIAATLHLLEQKQERETIRQNARLEAERWGWAAATRQLQGYYQMVESKRLAENVLVG, from the coding sequence ATGAAAATTGCTTTATTTACAGAAACCTTCCTGCCCAAGGTTGACGGTATTGTCACGCGGTTGCGTCACACGGTCGAACATCTACAACGTAACGGCGATCGAGTTTTAGTCGTTGCTCCTGAAGGGGGGATTACAGAGTATAAAGGGGCGAAAGTCTATGGTGTTTCGGGTTTCCCTTTACCATTGTATCCAGAGTTAAAAATGGCATTGCCACGCCCCGCGATCGGTCACGAACTGGAGAGATTCCAACCCGATATCGTCCATGTGGTAAACCCCGCAGTGTTAGGACTATCGGGGTTATTTTATGCCAAAGTACAGAAAATTCCCCTTGTTGCCTCGTATCACACTCATTTACCGCAGTATTTACAGCACTACGGACTAGGAATGTTGGAAGGCTTGCTGTGGGAATTGCTCAAAACCGCTCACAATCAAGCAGAATTAAATTTGTGTACCTCGACGGCAATGGTAGAGGAACTATCGAGTCACGGAATCCAACGAGTAGACTTGTGGCAGCGGGGAGTGGATACGGAGTTGTTTCATCCCGATCTAGCTTGCGAACAAATGCGATCGCGCCTATCTCAAGGTCATCCCGATAGCCCTTTACTACTCTATGTCGGTCGTCTGTCAGCGGAAAAAGAAATCGAACGGATTAAACCCGTATTAGAGGCAATTCCAGAGGCGCGCTTAGCTTTGGTAGGAGATGGACCTCATCGTTTAGCTTTAGAGAAACATTTTGCGGGAACGAATACTCACTTTGTCGGCTATCTCACGGGTAGAGACCTTGGTGCAGCGTTTGCTTCTGCTGATGCGTTTCTGTTTCCTTCGCGGACTGAGACACTGGGACTAGTTTTACTTGAGGCAATGGCGGCTGGCTGTCCTGTAGTTGCGGCAAATTCAGGCGGAATTGTCGATATTGTCACATCTGGAGTCAATGGTTATTTATTTGACCCCAAAGACGAACAAGGGGCGATCGCAGCAACTTTACATCTGTTAGAGCAAAAACAGGAGCGAGAAACTATTCGTCAAAATGCCCGTTTGGAGGCGGAGCGTTGGGGATGGGCGGCGGCTACTCGTCAGTTGCAAGGATATTATCAGATGGTAGAGTCAAAGCGTTTGGCAGAGAATGTTTTGGTAGGTTAA
- a CDS encoding DUF4291 family protein, translating into MSLVTELYRSQLDRLPKSGNRIVAQYDVQSIVVYQPYRPAIGRFAAEHGYFGGEFKFEQLSIL; encoded by the coding sequence ATGTCACTGGTGACGGAACTTTACCGATCGCAGCTCGACCGATTGCCTAAGTCGGGAAATCGTATTGTGGCGCAATATGATGTCCAGTCTATTGTCGTATACCAACCTTATCGCCCAGCTATCGGTCGTTTTGCTGCCGAACATGGCTATTTTGGCGGAGAATTTAAATTCGAGCAACTGTCTATCTTGTGA
- a CDS encoding UDP-sulfoquinovose synthase, protein MKVLVIGGDGYCGWATALYLSNRGYEVGILDSMVRRHWDLELGVDTLTPIATIQHRIQRWQDLTGKKIDLFVGDITNYDFLSKTLHQFEPEAIVHFGEQRSAPFSMIDREHAVLTQVNNVVGTLNILYAMRDSFPDCHLVKLGTMGEYGTPNIDIEEGYITIEHNGRKDTLPYPKQPGSMYHLSKVHDSHNIHFACKIWGLRATDLNQGVVYGVLTEETGMDEMLINRLDYDGVFGTALNRFCIQAAIGHPLTVYGKGGQTRGFLDIRDTVRCVELAIANPANPGEFRVFNQFTELFSVGDLAVMVQKAGNALGLKVEVNNLDNPRIEREEHYFNAKNTSLLSLGLQPHFLSEALLDSLLNFAVKYQDRVDKKHILPKVSWRR, encoded by the coding sequence ATGAAAGTATTGGTTATTGGTGGTGATGGCTATTGCGGTTGGGCAACCGCGCTCTACTTATCCAATCGAGGTTACGAGGTTGGGATTCTAGACAGCATGGTACGGAGGCACTGGGATCTCGAACTTGGAGTAGATACCCTGACACCGATCGCAACGATTCAGCATCGGATTCAAAGGTGGCAAGACCTCACAGGCAAAAAGATCGATTTGTTTGTCGGCGATATTACCAACTACGATTTTTTGAGCAAAACGCTGCACCAATTTGAACCGGAAGCGATCGTCCACTTTGGCGAACAGCGTTCCGCACCTTTTTCCATGATCGATCGCGAACATGCCGTACTGACGCAGGTGAACAATGTCGTTGGAACGCTGAATATACTCTATGCCATGCGCGATAGTTTCCCCGACTGTCACTTGGTCAAGCTGGGGACAATGGGCGAATACGGCACGCCTAACATCGACATTGAGGAAGGGTACATTACGATCGAACACAACGGGCGCAAGGATACCTTACCCTATCCAAAGCAACCAGGTAGTATGTACCACCTGAGCAAAGTCCATGACAGCCACAACATTCACTTTGCCTGTAAAATTTGGGGTTTACGCGCTACAGATTTGAACCAAGGCGTAGTGTATGGGGTGCTGACGGAAGAGACGGGCATGGACGAGATGTTGATCAATCGCCTCGACTACGATGGGGTGTTTGGTACGGCGCTGAACCGTTTCTGTATTCAAGCAGCGATCGGACATCCGCTGACAGTATATGGTAAGGGCGGGCAGACCCGTGGCTTTTTAGATATTCGGGATACGGTGCGCTGTGTCGAACTAGCGATCGCAAATCCTGCTAATCCTGGTGAATTCCGCGTCTTCAACCAATTCACCGAACTATTTAGCGTCGGCGACTTGGCTGTCATGGTGCAAAAAGCTGGCAACGCGCTGGGACTGAAAGTCGAAGTCAACAATCTCGATAATCCCAGAATCGAGCGGGAAGAACACTATTTCAACGCCAAAAATACGAGTTTACTGAGTCTCGGCTTGCAACCGCATTTCCTCTCAGAAGCATTGCTTGATTCTCTGCTTAATTTTGCAGTCAAGTACCAAGATCGCGTCGATAAAAAACATATTCTGCCCAAAGTTAGTTGGAGAAGATAG
- a CDS encoding AAA family ATPase yields the protein MKEELNILIQAQYPLIYLVTSEEERAEQAIATIAQLRPQRRIFIWTVTHGIVEHGQPRHVTQHNTVSPEAAIEWVIRQREPSIFIFKDLHPFIDAPVTTRWLRDAIASFKGTQKTIVLMSPMQQVPIELEKEVVVLDFPLPDLAELNQVLERQLEQNRGRRLTTDAREKLLKAALGLTRDESEKVYRKAQVTAGQLSENEVEVVLSEKKQLIRRNGILEYIEEDATIDAVGGLEELKRWLKQRSNAFTERAREYGLPQPKGMLILGVPGCGKSLIAKTTSRLWGLPLLRLDMGRVYDGSMVGRSEANLRNALKTAESISPTILFIDELDKAFAGTAGSADSDGGTSSRIFGSFLTWMQEKTSPVFVMATANRVERLPGEFLRKGRFDEIFFVDLPNAEERKDIFSIHLLKRKRDLSRFDLDQLAKIADGFSGAEIEQALIAAMYDAFAQDREFTQLDIIAAIKATLPLSRTMTEQVTALRDWARQRARPAASSVAEYQRMEF from the coding sequence ATGAAAGAAGAGCTAAATATTCTCATACAAGCTCAATACCCGCTGATATACCTTGTGACCTCTGAGGAAGAGCGGGCTGAACAAGCAATAGCAACGATCGCCCAGTTAAGACCGCAGCGCCGAATATTCATCTGGACGGTGACGCACGGAATCGTAGAACACGGTCAGCCACGCCACGTCACGCAGCATAATACCGTATCTCCAGAAGCAGCGATCGAGTGGGTGATCCGCCAACGAGAGCCGAGCATATTCATATTTAAGGATTTACACCCCTTTATTGACGCACCAGTAACGACGAGATGGCTGCGAGATGCGATCGCCAGCTTTAAAGGCACGCAGAAAACGATTGTTCTGATGTCTCCGATGCAGCAGGTTCCAATCGAGTTAGAGAAAGAAGTTGTCGTACTAGACTTCCCGCTCCCCGATTTGGCAGAATTGAACCAAGTATTAGAGCGGCAGTTAGAGCAAAATCGCGGACGACGGCTGACAACAGATGCCAGAGAGAAATTATTAAAAGCAGCTTTGGGCTTAACGCGAGATGAGTCAGAAAAAGTCTACCGCAAGGCTCAGGTGACAGCGGGACAGCTATCAGAAAATGAAGTAGAAGTCGTCTTATCCGAGAAAAAGCAATTAATCCGGCGCAATGGCATTTTAGAATACATTGAAGAGGATGCCACAATCGATGCCGTTGGTGGTTTAGAAGAGCTGAAACGCTGGCTCAAACAACGCTCTAATGCTTTTACTGAAAGAGCGAGAGAATACGGTCTACCTCAGCCGAAGGGAATGCTAATTTTAGGGGTTCCTGGGTGTGGTAAATCTTTGATCGCCAAAACGACATCTCGCTTGTGGGGTCTGCCCCTGTTGAGATTAGATATGGGGCGAGTTTATGACGGCTCGATGGTAGGTCGCTCTGAGGCTAACCTACGCAACGCTCTCAAAACCGCCGAATCGATTTCGCCCACAATTTTATTTATTGATGAGTTAGATAAAGCCTTTGCAGGTACGGCAGGTTCAGCCGATTCTGATGGTGGTACGTCTAGCCGCATCTTCGGATCTTTCCTGACCTGGATGCAAGAGAAAACTTCTCCCGTATTCGTGATGGCAACAGCCAACCGCGTAGAAAGGTTGCCTGGGGAGTTTTTACGTAAGGGAAGATTTGACGAAATATTCTTTGTCGATCTGCCAAATGCAGAGGAGCGCAAAGATATATTTAGCATTCACCTGCTCAAGCGCAAACGGGATCTATCCCGCTTCGACCTCGATCAGCTAGCAAAAATTGCTGACGGTTTCTCTGGTGCAGAGATCGAGCAAGCATTAATCGCCGCGATGTACGATGCTTTTGCTCAAGATCGAGAGTTTACCCAACTAGATATTATTGCTGCAATTAAAGCAACGCTACCACTCTCTCGGACAATGACCGAGCAAGTAACGGCTCTGAGAGATTGGGCAAGACAGCGTGCTAGACCCGCAGCATCCTCCGTAGCTGAGTATCAGCGCATGGAGTTCTAA
- a CDS encoding DUF1257 domain-containing protein, which produces MSHFSTLRTKITDAEILKTSLRDLGINVKTEADVRGYNGQRVRSDIVAVLEGEYDLGWSRNSDGSFDLIADLWGVAKKHNQTELINSINQKYAVNKTLAEVKQRGLQNANVKLVVQK; this is translated from the coding sequence ATGTCTCACTTTAGCACTCTGCGTACAAAAATCACCGATGCAGAAATCCTCAAGACTTCTCTGCGCGACTTAGGAATTAATGTTAAGACCGAAGCTGATGTCCGTGGTTACAACGGTCAGCGCGTTCGCTCTGACATCGTAGCAGTTCTAGAAGGCGAATACGATCTGGGTTGGTCTCGCAACAGCGATGGTTCTTTCGACCTAATCGCTGACCTGTGGGGTGTTGCTAAGAAGCACAACCAAACCGAGTTAATCAACTCCATCAACCAAAAGTATGCAGTAAATAAGACCTTGGCAGAAGTCAAGCAGCGCGGTCTGCAAAATGCCAATGTCAAATTGGTCGTGCAAAAATAA